From the Desulfocurvibacter africanus subsp. africanus DSM 2603 genome, one window contains:
- the asnB gene encoding asparagine synthase (glutamine-hydrolyzing) yields MCAIAGIMDMLGQSLPAESAVQVEAMVAAMRHRGPDEAGCRHMGPAVLGHARLSIIDLSTGTQPIGNEDGSIQVVFNGEIFNYPELRAELEAKGHRFSTSTDTEVIVHAYEERGVDCLHDFNGQFALALWDGPRRRLFLARDRVGICPLHYAQIGGRLLFASEAKALLGREGLPRRLDLQALNQFLTFWLPLAPYTMFEGISELPPAHFALVEDGKLRVEPYWRLDFTPDSRAWTAEDAAQALGEALGEATRIRLRADVPVGVYLSGGLDSSYVAARVFGLSSARRATFSMEFADKDFDESPHQRVMADRLGSEHARVSVDDALLRKDFLRMIWNAEKPSLRSAPAPLFRLSRLARDSGYKVVLTGEGADEFLAGYNIFKEAKVRQFWARRPDSPMRPLLLTRLYPYLKLPRERGTAFLRQFFGRDLERTAEPCYSHLLRWANTSTLKRFFSAQVKAELNNGSGRHGPSDLADLVEQLALGLPADMHGWDTLSKAQYLEAALFLPGYLLSTQGDRMLMANAVEGRFPFLDHNVIELANRLPARLKMPGLREKDLLKRAASGLLPSEIVRRPKQPYRAPAAKSVLGTPMNGRARELLSPSALERAGYFDPAMVAGLLDKHARTGGMLAEMENMAIMAILSTQALHWSFIDNHGPMA; encoded by the coding sequence GTGTGCGCTATTGCCGGAATCATGGATATGCTGGGCCAGTCCCTGCCCGCGGAATCCGCCGTTCAGGTGGAAGCCATGGTCGCGGCCATGCGCCATCGCGGCCCTGACGAGGCCGGCTGCCGCCATATGGGGCCGGCCGTCCTGGGCCATGCCCGCCTGAGCATCATCGACCTGTCCACGGGCACGCAGCCCATAGGTAATGAAGACGGTTCCATCCAGGTGGTCTTCAACGGCGAGATTTTCAACTACCCGGAACTGCGTGCCGAGCTGGAGGCCAAGGGCCACAGGTTCTCCACCAGCACGGACACGGAAGTCATCGTCCACGCCTACGAGGAGCGCGGCGTGGACTGCCTGCATGACTTCAACGGCCAGTTCGCCCTGGCTCTGTGGGATGGCCCCAGGCGGCGGCTATTCCTGGCCCGCGACCGCGTGGGCATCTGCCCCCTGCATTACGCCCAGATCGGCGGCAGGCTGCTGTTCGCCTCCGAGGCCAAGGCCCTGCTGGGTCGCGAGGGTCTGCCCAGACGCCTGGATCTGCAGGCCCTGAATCAGTTCCTGACCTTCTGGCTGCCCCTGGCGCCGTACACCATGTTCGAAGGTATAAGCGAATTGCCGCCCGCCCACTTCGCCCTGGTCGAGGATGGCAAGCTACGCGTGGAGCCCTACTGGCGCTTGGACTTCACGCCCGACAGCCGGGCCTGGACGGCGGAAGACGCCGCCCAGGCCCTGGGCGAAGCCCTTGGCGAGGCCACGCGCATCCGCCTGCGCGCGGATGTGCCCGTGGGCGTGTACCTGAGCGGCGGCCTGGACTCGTCCTATGTGGCGGCGCGCGTATTCGGCCTGTCCTCGGCCCGCCGGGCGACGTTCTCCATGGAGTTCGCGGACAAGGACTTCGACGAGTCGCCGCACCAGCGCGTAATGGCTGACAGGCTCGGCTCGGAGCATGCCCGCGTGAGCGTGGACGACGCACTCCTGCGCAAGGATTTCCTGCGCATGATCTGGAATGCCGAGAAGCCATCCCTGCGCAGCGCGCCCGCGCCGCTCTTCCGCCTGTCCAGGCTGGCCCGCGACAGCGGCTACAAGGTCGTGCTCACGGGCGAGGGCGCGGACGAATTCCTGGCCGGCTACAACATCTTCAAGGAAGCCAAGGTGCGGCAGTTCTGGGCGCGCAGGCCGGATTCGCCTATGCGGCCTCTGCTGCTGACCAGGCTGTATCCTTACCTGAAACTGCCGCGCGAGCGTGGCACGGCCTTCCTGCGCCAATTCTTCGGCCGCGACCTGGAGCGCACGGCGGAACCCTGCTACTCGCACCTGCTGCGCTGGGCCAACACATCGACCCTCAAGCGTTTTTTCTCGGCGCAGGTCAAGGCCGAGCTGAACAACGGTTCCGGGCGGCACGGCCCGAGCGACCTAGCCGACCTCGTGGAGCAACTGGCCCTGGGTCTGCCCGCGGACATGCACGGTTGGGACACGCTCTCCAAGGCCCAGTACCTGGAGGCGGCCCTGTTCCTGCCAGGCTACCTGCTGAGCACGCAGGGCGACCGCATGCTCATGGCCAACGCCGTGGAAGGGCGCTTCCCTTTCCTGGACCACAATGTCATCGAGTTGGCCAACCGCCTGCCGGCCCGGCTCAAGATGCCCGGATTGCGGGAGAAGGACCTGCTCAAGCGCGCGGCCTCGGGCCTGCTGCCCTCGGAGATAGTGCGCCGGCCCAAGCAGCCCTACCGTGCTCCGGCAGCCAAAAGCGTGCTCGGCACACCCATGAACGGCCGCGCCCGCGAACTGCTCTCGCCCTCGGCCCTGGAGAGGGCGGGTTATTTCGACCCGGCCATGGTGGCCGGGCTCCTGGACAAACACGCCAGGACCGGCGGCATGCTGGCGGAAATGGAGAACATGGCCATCATGGCCATCCTGTCCACGCAGGCTCTGCACTGGAGCTTCATCGACAACCACGGCCCCATGGC